From Gossypium raimondii isolate GPD5lz chromosome 11, ASM2569854v1, whole genome shotgun sequence:
TGATATTCAATTAAAGATAtcaaagtatataaaattaacacaaatattaaagTTCTACAAATTAGACCATTGGAGGACTTGCACTTTCAAAAGTAGTTTACCCACTTTAcgtatatttcatatttatttctaaattgtgccaatcaatttaattcttcataaaattttaacaaagaattcaatatcacatcaattaacaattattcacttattattttatcaattcatTTAAACATACTCACATGTATTAATCATTCCATTACTTATAACCATttgaaacatttcaaattcatctactttatatatatttatatatatatattttcctcctcctacTCTCCATTCCatatcctttatgtatatatttattagaaTCTTTAACTTttagtatataacatgcttatatgtaatattacctataatttcactatttacttatgtgttcatatcaaagctgtccacttgagtcatagtcactaaattatttatatcttgagctataaAATTCCGTTTCTTTCACCGTTTCTTccatatgaaactagactcagtgagctttaattacatgtttaattaaatctctaactaaatttctataattttggtgaattttcaaagttaagtcactgctactgtccaaactgttttaatgaaaaaatattttcttttccatggtTCTTTGCACTATCTTTCATTCATTCACACATAATTGTCGTACTTTTGATTACTATACAATTTAGACATTTATGTTTATGTGTAGATTACATATTCATTTCTTAATCTTAgtacttttcaccatacaaattaCATTCTCTTACcaatttagtgttttaattaaGTCTCTATTCTTCatcaaatactttctatttctagtatttagattaaatacaTGTTTCATACATCTTACTCAGAATATCTTTAACTCAACCTATTGAAATACAAGTAGGTTTAGTATGAAACTTACCTCATTTGTCAAGAATTTCTTCATTTCCATGCATTTCTCATCTTTAACCactttccttcctttttcttcccATTTTCTCCACTTTCATCTACTATTTTCTTACTTCTAAATTGATGAACATATTCTCTAGAATCTCTACTTCATCTTCTCTCTTTAATAtctaaggaaattttaaaaattttgggtaaaatgtAGGTTTTCATGGCAAAgcactaaattgtaaagaaaagaaaacttattttctcaTCCTTCCACTCATGTTTGAAGGATGATAAATTTCCTTCatccttcctttctttttccgctaccattttctaaataaaataataataaacatctaagtaaaatattaataaaataattttaactaattaattaaaaaatcaccaaaatatcatcaacatcatcattacattCTAGAATTCTCCCTCTtgctaattgaccattttacccattatgatttttcaaaattccaccCTCGAACCatcatttaatttggtaaaattatcatttagtcCCTCAcaattcttcacctattcaatttagcccctcaAATAGTAAATtggattattttcacttttggtccttcaactttctCATTTTTACACTTTGctccctaaattttgaatattgacACTTGAGCCaaaaaaatttcacatatttatgatttagtcccttccTTAATACATCATGTCATGCTTCTTGATTTAACTCTATTTTGATATATTgcaactttcattttctttgatcttATATCTTATTTGGCTAAGattttatctcatattatttaCGACTAAGGGACTTTGAGGATGTTAcatgttatatttaaaattttaatattttagtaatatttaaattaaaaataataataatataactttttaaaataataaaatatacaaatgttaaaagttaaatttatctgTATACCTATAAAATATCGAAGatttaaaaacaacataaatttagcaaacaatcTTTTACCCAGTAAAAGTTGTGGTTTGAACACTGATGCTATGCACTTCTAAACTAGTAGACCCATTATGGACTGTAATGTGATAAATGGTTAATAGTGAGATTCTTCATTGTAGCGACGCCTTTCAGTTTGCTTTGTAGTACCCTCCTGAATATCTCATTGGACTAATCACTTTGCATTTTAAGTCACTTTACAACCACCACTGCGTCGAGGCTTATTCTTTGTCTCACTCAttatataataagaaaatatgataACAATTATGGTGGTTGAAGTTTCGATCCCACTCatgagaataaaatatattttataactaatCATTTActtcttcaaaaatatttatagcaaGGAGATTACTCAATATAACTGGTAATGAATATAtccaaattttgacaaaaaatgtaacacctaacttcaatttcaataattaaaaatgattgtCAATGAACCAAcagaaacaaagaaaatcaataaGGCTCACCAATTCTTATGTTTTTACCTCAATTTCAATAATACCATGAAATAAGGATTACAAAACCCACTTATCCGCatatatggttaaattttactaGTGCTCCctgtatttttaaaagttgtagctttagtctttgtattttaatttgaataattttagttcttatacttttcaattagttaaatttagtctttatattttcaaaatttaaaattttagttataacCCAAacaatagtaattaaattcgtttagttaaattcaattactagttaTGTACTATtcagtaaaaatataaatttggttCATATTCTTGAATTAAATCATTCTAAGTCCTtacatttttctaattttaaaatttcaatattgatcaaatgataaataattagctgaagtaaatttattgattttcgaGACAGAAAGCTTGATTTACAAATTTATATGTGATAGTATAGCGTGTGTGTATTTATATGTGACgaaaatgtttgagaaaagaaaagtgacAGAAAGGCAGTACGGACGGCAGACAGAACTGTGAGCTCGTTTAAAGACGTGTGAATATTTTCACTGTATTTTTGGGAATCGAATTAGGAAACTTCAATGAAagattttgtaataatatttaatactatTCAATTAAAGGGAAGTCAATAAAATCTCTATTACTAATTCAAACTTacttaattaattcataaagtTATCAAAATTCTTTCGTTTTCGATATACtttattaccaaaaataatttttgaaattaatttagtggttcatagataaaaaatttgtgttgttttttcttgctttcattttcattaaagaAATGGGAGTTACGGATGATTCCTAATTTTTATCTGTTGATATAATATATGTACAACGATTAATAGCTCCTTTCTGATATTTAAATAAAGGCGCTTGAGCGCACTCGAACTCATGTCTTCTTATACAGATAAAAATACCGATACTAATGGAGTTAAGACTCAATTCACATCGAAGTCAAGTTTTTTTAAACGGATATAGCTATAACTAGACTACCAAAGTTGTTGTGAATTGACAAAAAGGTCACAATTTGAACTTTATGCATTCCATTCTCTCATGGTatgaaaaaaagataaataaataatcaaagaaatattttttcattgtgTGTGAAGGGAATACCATAGAGAGGAGATATTTATATACACCTTTGAaataccataaataaataaaagagagagGAAGAATATGGGACACCCTCTTTGAATGGTATATGTGCAAATTCATTTTTTCCCTCTAACAAGCTTCGCTTTTTATTGAGATGGACTAGGCAAACAACTAGGCATAGGGAAGCTAAACCTATCCCTTTCAAGGTTTAAACTCAATGCCTTGTGTGTATACAATTGTTTCACGTTTGATCCTTGATCATGAAGTAGTTTCGCTAAACTTCGTTTAGCATTCGACCTAAATGGACACTTTGATGATAAGTATCCGTCCACCAAATGTAAGTAAGCTTCAAGATCATGACAACATGCTATGTCCACGTTCGATTTTAAATAAGGTGACATTTTAGTATCAACCCGTAATTCTGTTCCTACGTGAGAGTATGTCCATGGGTTatcttgttgttgttgttgttgaactTTTTCACCGATGAAGATACCTGGAACTTTAGTGATCAAATCTTGATTGTTAACGATTCTCAATACtttaacatttttcttatttaatcgTTCGACGAAGCCTTTATTACCTACTCGAGGTCCTCCAAAAGAGAACACGGCGACCGGCGGCACATGAGGGGCACACGAGCTTATTTCGTCGGCAACTAAAAGAGATAGCGCCGCGCCAAGGCTGTGCCCTGTGATTGTAATGCTAAGGGGTTCTCCTTTGTACATTTCGATCAACCTTTGCACTTCTTCGACCACTAATTCAGCCAAGCTAGGCACGTGAGCGCCGCGTGTTTTATGTAAGCTTAAGAACCCGCGTTCGACCCtttgggtcgggtcatcggATTCGGGGATTTGATCCAGTTGGGCTCGGAAATTTTCGGCCCATTCCATGCACGTAGCGGTTCCACGTAAAGCAATCACGATATCCCTCCTCCCCATGCGGTGGATCTCCCTCTTATCATCGCAAACCGCAACATACCCTATCCAACTAGACCTTTGGGTCATCCACCCGAGATCCGGAGCCACGTCGTCGACCCATTTCGGCAACCCGACGGAGGAGGTTGTGTAGAGGCTCTTTGTCACCTTGTAAGACCTATCGGGTAACGCCACGTGCCTCGGTAAAGGAGCCTCGTCGGTTGACATGGCCGGGTTCGAATGGAAACCATGGTAAGCAGCTTGAACGAATTCACCGTACCGAACAACTTCTCGCCGGAGATTCTCGTCAAGAGGGTCGAGCAAACCGGACCAATCATTGCAACCGTGGTACTCTCTCCAACGAGAACCGAGGTTGTTCCTCGGAGAATACTCCATGGTTTTGGATAAAAGCCTCTGAAGCCTATTTAAATGGCGGGGAGACATCTCTTCGGCGGCTTTCATTTCCGGCCAAATCCGGGATAGGTTAAGCCCTTCGAGTAAACCCTTACCTTTGGTTTCGATCGACCCGTTGCTGGTGGAAGTTTTGACGACCCGTTCCGGGTCGGGTTGGTTTGATTTCTGAAGGAGCTTTTCGAGGTTGGAAAGGGTTTCCCGAGTTAACTCAGTCGAAGATGCCGATGAAACATGTGTTCGAGAAGTTGGATTTAGAGGTGATTTCTGGCACTTGAAGCTTGCTCGCCTGGCGTTGAAGACGTTCAAGTTAT
This genomic window contains:
- the LOC105801971 gene encoding phospholipase A1-Ibeta2, chloroplastic, giving the protein MMIGVGLTLPAHNLNVFNARRASFKCQKSPLNPTSRTHVSSASSTELTRETLSNLEKLLQKSNQPDPERVVKTSTSNGSIETKGKGLLEGLNLSRIWPEMKAAEEMSPRHLNRLQRLLSKTMEYSPRNNLGSRWREYHGCNDWSGLLDPLDENLRREVVRYGEFVQAAYHGFHSNPAMSTDEAPLPRHVALPDRSYKVTKSLYTTSSVGLPKWVDDVAPDLGWMTQRSSWIGYVAVCDDKREIHRMGRRDIVIALRGTATCMEWAENFRAQLDQIPESDDPTQRVERGFLSLHKTRGAHVPSLAELVVEEVQRLIEMYKGEPLSITITGHSLGAALSLLVADEISSCAPHVPPVAVFSFGGPRVGNKGFVERLNKKNVKVLRIVNNQDLITKVPGIFIGEKVQQQQQQDNPWTYSHVGTELRVDTKMSPYLKSNVDIACCHDLEAYLHLVDGYLSSKCPFRSNAKRSLAKLLHDQGSNVKQLYTHKALSLNLERDRFSFPMPSCLPSPSQ